From a single Osmerus mordax isolate fOsmMor3 chromosome 6, fOsmMor3.pri, whole genome shotgun sequence genomic region:
- the si:ch211-225p5.8 gene encoding sodium channel subunit beta-1, translating into MLKSLLILFILYVAVPHCHGGCAEVDSMTEAVAGERFLLGCISCKKREEVPAHTTVDWHFRPKGEEEFIHVFHYDYPKPTILYEDFEGRLEWHGTEGTQDVQVGAIFLHNVTFNDTGTFLCTVQRMLFLPLDNEYVTVQKEVELSVVAVANPEMTAVISEIMMYVLIVVLQLWMIVVLIYCYKKISAEHEAREARKALKAQNRPLESKDKCDGVHLE; encoded by the exons ATGCTCAAGTCACTTCTGATTTTATTCATTTTATATG tTGCAGTGCCTCATTGCCATGGGGGTTGTGCAGAGGTGGACTCGATGACAGAGGCTGTGGCAGGGGAACGTTTTCTTTTAGGCTGTATCTCCtgcaagaagagagaagaggtccCTGCTCACACTACTGTGGATTGGCATTTCAGAcccaaaggagaggaagaatttATTCAT GTATTTCATTATGACTACCCTAAACCCACCATCCTCTATGAAGACTTTGAAGGCCGCCTGGAATGGCATGGAACAGAGGGGACTCAGGATGTTCAAGTAGGAGCCATCTTTCTTCATAATGTAACCTTTAACGACACTGGAACATTCCTCTGCACCGTCCAGCGCATGCTCTTTCTCCCATTGGACAATGAGTATGTCACTGTGCAGAAGGAGGTGGAGCTAAGCGTGGTGGCTGTTG CCAATCCGGAGATGACTGCAGTGATATCAGAAATCATGATGTATGTACTGATTGTAGTGCTGCAGCTTTGGATGATCGTGGTGCTGATCTATTGTTATAAAAAGATATCTGCTGAGCATGAAGCTCGGGAAGCCCGCAAAGCCCTTAAGGCCCAAAACCG ACCATTAGAATCAAAAGACAAGTGTGATGGGGTGCATCTGGAGTAA
- the dnajc28 gene encoding dnaJ homolog subfamily C member 28, producing the protein MILPYLAPQLLLLRTLSSKPFISNRLRDNYRALQLPEDGESSPAQVKEAYLSMAKLYHPDSGTATADAALFARVEEAYRAVLAHKRQIKASGAENVEEEEEDSMKGMVPQHRHYLSYEGIGLGTPSQRERQYQQFRVDRAVGQVLDYRQKEHERAAAEEGEIVVRDKRSRQIKITQAVERLVEDLIQESMARGDFRNLSGSGKPINKFDHNPYADPMTHNLNRILIDNGYQPPWIVMQRDIRETTAQLRERLLKGRAKSGESMTLRENAQWQQLCGSIGEELVNLNKMVDNFNLVVPMLSRQMVHFSLDREIAIAEKAAYQHRQEREMERETEKERREERKKTKVGTQQTTQGLLSWMQNLLK; encoded by the coding sequence ATGATCCTGCCCTACTTGGCTCCCCAGTTACTGCTGCTCCGCACATTGAGCTCCAAGCCTTTCATCAGCAACAGGCTTCGGGACAACTACCGGGCGCTGCAGCTACCAGAGGATGGAGAAAGCAGCCCTGCCCAGGTGAAAGAAGCCTACCTAAGCATGGCAAAGCTCTACCACCCAGACTCTGGCACTGCCACAGCTGATGCAGCACTATTTGCCAGGGTTGAGGAGGCTTACCGTGCAGTTTTGGCGCACAAAAGACAAATTAAGGCTAGCGGAGCAGAGAAcgtcgaggaggaggaggaggatagcaTGAAAGGTATGGTTCCTCAGCACCGGCACTATCTCAGCTATGAGGGCATTGGCTTGGGCACACCGAGTCAGCGGGAGAGGCAATACCAACAGTTCCGTGTTGACAGAGCAGTAGGGCAGGTACTCGACTATCGCCAGAAGGAACATGAACGAGCAGCGGCTGAAGAAGGGGAAATAGTGGTGAGGGATAAGCGGAGCCGGCAGATCAAGATTACCCAGGCAGTTGAGAGGCTGGTAGAGGATCTGATCCAGGAGTCCATGGCCCGTGGAGACTTTCGCAACTTGAGCGGCTCCGGAAAGCCCATCAACAAGTTTGACCACAACCCATATGCTGACCCCATGACCCACAACCTCAACCGGATCCTCATAGACAATGGGTACCAGCCACCATGGATTGTCATGCAGCGTGATATCCGTGAGACCACTGCGCAGCTCCGTGAGAGGCTGCTGAAAGGGAGGGCAAAGTCAGGTGAATCTATGACTTTGAGGGAGAACGCTCAATGGCAGCAGCTTTGTGGATCCATAGGGGAGGAACTTGTGAATCTAAATAAAATGGTGGACAACTTCAACCTTGTTGTTCCAATGCTTTCCCGACAGATGGTCCATTTCAGTTTGGACCGTGAGATTGCCATTGCAGAGAAAGCGGCCTACcagcacagacaggagagagagatggaaagggaaACTGaaaaagaaaggagggaggagagaaagaagactaAAGTGGGCACACAACAGACCACACAAGGTTTACTATCATGGATGCAGAATTTACTCAAATGA